ACATCATCGATGCAGACTGCTGGTTCGATGAAAACGCCAACGATAAAGACACGCTGAAGGCCGGCAAATTGTATATCGATTACGAATATACCCCGGTGCCGCCACTGGAAAACCTCACGCTGCGTCAGCGCATCACCGACAAGTATCTGGTGAACCTGGCCGCATCCGTTAAAAGCTAAGGAGCGACTGACTCATGGCACTGCCACGCAAACTTAAATACCTCAACCTGTTCAACGACGGTATGAGCTACATGGGCCAGGTGCACTCTGTCACCCTGCCGAAACTGACCCGCAAACTGGAAAACTACCGTGGCGGCGGTATGCATGGCGCCGCACCGGTAGACTTCGGTCTGGACGATGAAGCACTGATGCTGGAGTGGAGCATGGGCGGTCTGCCGGATACCACTTTCTGGAGCCAGTATGCCCTGCCGGGCGCTGATGCAGTTCCGTTGCGCTTTGCCGGTTCTTACCAGCGCGATGACACCGGTGATGTCACTGCCGTTGAAATCGTACTGCGTGGTCGTCACAAGTCTATCGACAGTGGCGAGTCCAAGCAGGGTGAAGAGACTGAAGTGAAAATTTCCACCCAGTGCACTTACTACAAACTGATTATTGATGGCGTCGAAATGATCGAAATCGACACCATTAACATGATTGAAAAAGTCAACGGCGTTGACCGTCTGGCACAGCACCGCCGTAATATCGGCCTGTAATCGGTCTAATCGATCTCACCCTTTTTGGCCAGCCAAGGCTGGCCTGTTTCCCCCTTAAACAGGAGTTTTTATTATGACGGCTGACGCAATTGTACAAGACAACGTGATAACCCTGAGCACCCCGGTTAAACGAGGTGAAACTCTGCTCGAAACTATTACTGTGATTAAGCCAACCGCTGGCACTTTGCGAGGCATCGGCCTGGCTGCGCTGGCAAATGCTGACGTTGAAGCATTGATAAAAGTGCTACCACGCATGACCTACCCTTCTCTTACCGAGGCCGATGTTGCTGCACTGGATCTGTCGGATCTACTGCTGTTCGCCGGTAAGGTGATCGGTTTTTTGGCTCCGAACTCGGCACGGTAACGTTGCCGAAGGGCCTCACCGTTGACGACCTGATGGCGGACATCGCCGTGGTTTTCCACTGGCCGCCATCAGAACTTTATCCCATGGGCCTGGCAGAGCTCGTTCGCTGGCGGGCCAAAGCATTAGAACGAAGTGGACAAACCAATGAGTAAACTCTCCAGTCTCAGTGGCCTGTTGGCGAAAGCCGCGCAAATGGGAAGTCAGCTATACCAGGCACAAAGTGGTGTGGACTC
This sequence is a window from Dickeya aquatica. Protein-coding genes within it:
- a CDS encoding GpE family phage tail protein, with product MADIAVVFHWPPSELYPMGLAELVRWRAKALERSGQTNE
- a CDS encoding phage tail assembly protein, coding for MTADAIVQDNVITLSTPVKRGETLLETITVIKPTAGTLRGIGLAALANADVEALIKVLPRMTYPSLTEADVAALDLSDLLLFAGKVIGFLAPNSAR
- a CDS encoding phage major tail tube protein; this translates as MALPRKLKYLNLFNDGMSYMGQVHSVTLPKLTRKLENYRGGGMHGAAPVDFGLDDEALMLEWSMGGLPDTTFWSQYALPGADAVPLRFAGSYQRDDTGDVTAVEIVLRGRHKSIDSGESKQGEETEVKISTQCTYYKLIIDGVEMIEIDTINMIEKVNGVDRLAQHRRNIGL